A genomic segment from Halomonas sp. GD1P12 encodes:
- a CDS encoding RodZ domain-containing protein yields MSDMHLHENTATTTASPGELLSRQREQLGVALSDAARALNLRPAVVEGLERDQYDEIPVAAYRRGYLRAYAKYLGMDEHLVLDAYKARFGTAEAERKVAPVTTSRPPSRVGAWLFKLVTLLVIAGLIGVTVMWWQSRGGSEPPSMGAAPSAEEQSQLDAANQNAALPDTPVSAPAPSDAATGQAGGTDVNDSAALEAAAEPEPVELSETAIDAALALVEAQNQGDANTLELSFAEQSWTEIFDANNQRVFVGLQTPGTTATVEGEPPFRLTIGNATGVTLDYMGESVDLAQRAGANNVARFTLGE; encoded by the coding sequence ATGAGCGACATGCATTTACACGAGAATACCGCGACCACCACCGCCTCACCCGGCGAGCTCTTGAGCCGTCAGCGTGAACAGCTCGGCGTGGCGCTCTCCGACGCCGCCCGGGCGCTCAATTTGCGCCCGGCCGTGGTCGAAGGCCTGGAGCGCGACCAGTACGACGAAATTCCCGTGGCCGCTTATCGCCGCGGCTATCTGCGCGCCTACGCCAAGTATCTGGGCATGGACGAACACCTGGTGCTCGACGCTTACAAGGCACGCTTTGGCACTGCCGAGGCCGAGCGCAAGGTGGCGCCGGTCACGACCTCGCGCCCGCCTTCGCGCGTCGGCGCCTGGCTTTTCAAGCTGGTCACGCTATTGGTGATCGCCGGGTTGATCGGCGTGACGGTGATGTGGTGGCAAAGCCGCGGCGGCAGCGAGCCGCCGAGTATGGGAGCGGCCCCCTCCGCCGAAGAGCAGAGCCAGCTCGACGCCGCCAATCAGAACGCAGCGCTGCCCGATACGCCGGTCTCCGCCCCGGCCCCCTCTGATGCGGCCACCGGCCAGGCCGGTGGCACCGACGTCAACGACAGCGCCGCGCTGGAGGCCGCCGCCGAGCCCGAGCCGGTAGAACTTTCCGAGACCGCCATCGACGCCGCGCTTGCGCTGGTCGAGGCGCAAAACCAGGGCGATGCCAATACCCTCGAGCTGAGCTTCGCCGAGCAGTCCTGGACCGAAATTTTCGATGCCAACAACCAGCGCGTGTTCGTGGGCCTGCAAACGCCGGGCACCACGGCAACGGTTGAAGGCGAGCCGCCTTTTCGACTCACCATTGGTAACGCGACCGGCGTGACGCTTGACTACATGGGCGAATCCGTCGATCTCGCTCAGCGCGCCGGTGCCAATAACGTTGCCCGCTTTACTCTAGGAGAGTGA
- the trmJ gene encoding tRNA (cytosine(32)/uridine(32)-2'-O)-methyltransferase TrmJ produces MLERIRIVLIGTSHPGNIGAVARAMHNMGLADLRLVAPRCEVITQESISRASGADHLLHSAQVVETLEEAVADATLAVGASARSRTLPWPMLTPRELGGRLSGECRADNARVALVFGREDSGLTNAELQRCHAHVHIPTNAEFSSLNLAAAVQVVAYECRLAWLDGKPSACPQNEAELDTETELATHEELERYFEHLERTLIAIDFHDPAKPRQLMARLRRLYLRARVEKMEMGILRGVLTATEKAAADKAR; encoded by the coding sequence ATGCTTGAGCGCATTCGCATCGTTCTTATCGGCACCAGTCATCCTGGCAACATTGGCGCCGTGGCCCGCGCCATGCACAACATGGGCCTGGCAGATTTACGTCTGGTCGCGCCGCGCTGCGAAGTGATCACTCAGGAGAGCATTTCGCGCGCCTCCGGCGCGGATCACCTGCTGCACAGCGCCCAGGTGGTCGAGACGCTGGAAGAGGCAGTGGCGGATGCCACTCTGGCCGTAGGCGCCAGCGCCCGCTCGCGCACCCTCCCCTGGCCGATGCTCACCCCGCGTGAGCTCGGTGGCCGGCTTTCGGGCGAGTGCCGGGCCGACAACGCCCGCGTGGCGCTGGTATTCGGCCGCGAGGATAGCGGGCTGACCAACGCCGAGCTTCAGCGCTGCCACGCCCACGTGCACATTCCCACCAACGCGGAGTTCAGCTCGCTGAACCTGGCGGCGGCGGTGCAGGTCGTGGCCTACGAGTGCCGCCTGGCCTGGCTCGACGGCAAGCCAAGCGCCTGCCCCCAGAATGAGGCTGAGCTGGATACCGAGACCGAGCTCGCCACCCACGAGGAGCTCGAGCGCTACTTCGAGCACCTGGAGCGCACGCTGATCGCAATCGACTTTCACGACCCGGCCAAGCCGCGCCAGCTGATGGCCAGGCTTCGAAGGCTCTACCTGCGCGCCCGGGTCGAGAAGATGGAGATGGGCATCCTGCGCGGCGTGCTCACCGCGACAGAAAAAGCGGCCGCTGACAAGGCGCGCTAA
- a CDS encoding inositol monophosphatase family protein produces the protein MNPMVQFALRAARGAAEQFLRVRERIENAHEESSLERLLEDTARKAEATIVHQLERGYPQHGVTGRYTAHKAGEGDGAETLWKIEPLHGYSNVSVAGKGFALTVVCLIKGRPEHAVIIAPFGDDEYIVSRGSGAQHNDKRMRVSKSTALPGTRMAMSLPPSWLREAHLPAYLSVAQHIAPQTDTLIATGSGLLDICELACGRVDSAFVLGLEEQDLQVGTLLLKEAGALVGTLQGQPAIKPEGQLMAAGPRLYKALIKQLAPHV, from the coding sequence ATGAATCCGATGGTCCAGTTTGCGCTGCGCGCCGCGCGTGGCGCCGCCGAACAATTCTTACGCGTTCGCGAACGTATCGAAAACGCCCACGAGGAATCCAGCCTCGAGCGCCTGTTGGAAGATACCGCGCGCAAGGCCGAAGCCACGATCGTGCACCAGCTCGAGCGCGGCTATCCGCAGCACGGCGTGACCGGTCGCTACACCGCGCATAAAGCGGGCGAAGGCGACGGCGCCGAGACCCTCTGGAAGATTGAACCGCTTCACGGCTACTCCAACGTATCCGTGGCGGGTAAAGGCTTTGCACTCACAGTGGTGTGTCTGATCAAGGGGCGGCCCGAGCACGCCGTCATCATCGCCCCGTTTGGCGACGACGAGTACATCGTCAGCCGCGGCAGCGGCGCCCAGCACAACGACAAGCGCATGCGCGTGAGCAAGTCCACCGCGCTCCCCGGTACCCGCATGGCGATGAGCCTGCCGCCGTCCTGGCTGCGCGAAGCGCACCTGCCGGCGTACCTGAGCGTGGCGCAGCACATCGCCCCGCAAACCGACACCCTGATCGCCACCGGCAGCGGCCTTTTGGATATTTGCGAGCTCGCCTGCGGGCGCGTCGACAGCGCTTTCGTGCTGGGGCTCGAAGAGCAGGACCTGCAGGTCGGCACGCTGCTTCTGAAAGAAGCGGGCGCACTGGTCGGCACCCTGCAGGGCCAGCCCGCGATCAAGCCCGAAGGCCAGCTGATGGCCGCCGGCCCGCGCCTTTACAAGGCGCTGATCAAGCAGCTGGCGCCGCACGTTTGA
- the cysE gene encoding serine O-acetyltransferase — protein sequence MFERLREDINSVFDRDPAARNFLEVLTNYPGLHALLLHRGAHWLWKKNLKWLARSISTFGRWLTGIEIHPGATIGRRFFIDHGMGVVIGETATVGDNVTLYQGVTLGGTSWNKGKRHPTLGDGVIVGAGAKILGPFTVGAGAKVGSNAVVTKEVPAGATVVGIPGKVVQRPDPDVEAALEVDPARREAICQKFGFDAYGVSQDMPDPVARSMQAMLDHMHAVDGRLERMCATLKKLDAGYREGKLPELNSDDFADVLDEPTPGCESVDAAHTRARSNSPESETPRH from the coding sequence ATGTTTGAACGTTTGCGTGAAGATATTAACAGCGTGTTCGACCGCGACCCGGCGGCGCGCAACTTCCTCGAAGTGCTGACCAACTACCCAGGGCTTCACGCGCTGCTGCTACACCGTGGCGCCCACTGGCTCTGGAAGAAGAACCTCAAGTGGTTGGCGCGCAGCATTTCGACCTTCGGGCGCTGGCTCACCGGTATCGAGATTCATCCGGGGGCGACCATCGGGCGGCGCTTTTTCATCGACCACGGCATGGGCGTGGTGATCGGCGAGACGGCCACGGTCGGCGATAACGTCACTCTGTATCAGGGTGTAACCCTGGGCGGCACCAGCTGGAACAAGGGCAAGCGCCACCCGACCCTGGGCGACGGCGTGATCGTCGGGGCCGGTGCGAAAATTCTGGGCCCGTTCACCGTCGGCGCCGGGGCGAAGGTGGGCTCCAACGCGGTGGTCACCAAGGAGGTGCCCGCCGGCGCCACGGTCGTAGGCATTCCCGGCAAGGTCGTCCAGCGCCCGGACCCGGACGTCGAAGCGGCACTCGAGGTCGACCCGGCCCGGCGCGAGGCGATCTGCCAGAAATTCGGCTTCGATGCTTATGGCGTGAGCCAGGACATGCCCGACCCCGTCGCCCGCTCGATGCAGGCGATGCTCGATCACATGCACGCCGTCGACGGACGCCTGGAGCGCATGTGCGCCACCCTCAAAAAGCTCGATGCCGGCTACCGCGAGGGAAAGCTCCCCGAACTCAACAGCGACGACTTCGCCGACGTGCTCGACGAGCCCACCCCGGGCTGTGAAAGCGTCGACGCCGCCCATACGCGCGCACGTTCGAACAGTCCAGAGAGCGAAACGCCCCGGCACTGA
- a CDS encoding aminotransferase class V-fold PLP-dependent enzyme — MPTTSAPPLPVYLDYAATTPVDERVAAVMQRYLTVDQLFANPASRSHMLGWQAEQAVEQARRQVADAINADPREIVWTSGATEADNLALTGFMRANRERGMHLVTSTIEHKAVVDTARALESEGFEVTWLTPGPDGRVTPEQLESALRDDTTLVSLMAVNNELGTVNDLKALADTAHGFGAAFHTDAAQAVGRIELDVAAQQVDLMSLSAHKAYGPKGIGALYVKRHPDIRVEALIHGGGHERGMRSGTLPTHQIAGMGEAFALMNEVGEADRAHIDALKARFMAGLADIGGVHVNSPTKHSVASIVNVAFEGVDGEALLMALRDVAVSTGSACNSASVEPSYVLLNIGVPRALAHSSLRFSFGRFTTEHDIDHALGLMRHALGGLRTPQASN; from the coding sequence ATGCCGACAACCTCCGCTCCCCCGCTCCCCGTTTATCTGGACTACGCCGCCACCACGCCGGTGGACGAGCGCGTGGCCGCGGTCATGCAGCGCTATCTGACGGTGGATCAGCTGTTCGCCAACCCGGCCTCGCGTAGCCACATGCTTGGCTGGCAGGCAGAGCAGGCCGTCGAGCAGGCGCGCCGCCAGGTCGCCGATGCGATCAACGCCGACCCGCGGGAAATCGTCTGGACCAGCGGCGCTACCGAAGCCGACAACCTGGCGCTGACCGGCTTCATGCGCGCCAATCGCGAACGCGGCATGCACCTGGTGACCTCCACCATCGAGCACAAGGCAGTGGTGGATACCGCCAGAGCGCTCGAAAGCGAGGGTTTCGAGGTCACCTGGCTCACGCCGGGGCCGGATGGCCGCGTTACCCCCGAGCAGCTTGAAAGCGCGCTTCGCGACGACACCACGCTGGTATCGTTGATGGCGGTCAACAACGAGCTTGGCACCGTCAACGACCTCAAGGCGCTGGCTGACACCGCCCACGGCTTCGGCGCGGCGTTTCACACCGACGCCGCTCAGGCGGTGGGGCGAATCGAGCTTGACGTGGCCGCCCAGCAGGTGGATTTGATGTCGCTATCGGCGCACAAGGCCTACGGGCCGAAGGGAATCGGCGCGCTTTATGTGAAACGCCACCCGGATATTCGTGTCGAAGCCTTGATTCACGGCGGCGGCCACGAACGCGGCATGCGCTCCGGCACCCTCCCCACTCATCAGATTGCGGGCATGGGCGAGGCGTTTGCGCTGATGAACGAGGTCGGCGAGGCTGACCGCGCCCATATCGACGCGCTCAAGGCGCGCTTCATGGCCGGGCTTGCCGATATCGGCGGCGTGCACGTCAACTCGCCAACCAAACATAGCGTGGCGAGCATCGTCAACGTGGCGTTCGAAGGCGTGGACGGCGAGGCGCTGTTAATGGCGCTGCGCGATGTGGCGGTATCGACGGGTTCGGCGTGCAACTCGGCAAGTGTAGAGCCCTCTTATGTGCTGCTGAATATTGGCGTGCCGCGGGCGCTGGCCCACTCGTCGCTGCGTTTTAGCTTTGGGCGCTTTACCACCGAACACGATATCGATCACGCGCTCGGTCTGATGCGTCACGCGCTTGGCGGGCTTCGCACCCCGCAAGCCTCGAACTGA
- the ndk gene encoding nucleoside-diphosphate kinase, with amino-acid sequence MATERTLSIIKPDAVAKNAIGEIIARFEKAGLKVVAAKMQHLSEEKAGGFYAEHKERPFFKDLVGFMTSGPVVVQVLEGEGAIAKNRDLMGATNPKEAEAGTIRADFAETIDANAVHGSDSAESAEREIAYFFGNDEICPR; translated from the coding sequence ATGGCGACTGAACGCACTCTGTCCATCATCAAGCCCGACGCCGTTGCCAAGAACGCGATCGGCGAGATCATCGCCCGTTTCGAAAAGGCCGGCCTCAAGGTCGTAGCCGCCAAAATGCAGCACCTTAGTGAGGAGAAAGCCGGCGGTTTCTACGCCGAGCACAAGGAGCGCCCGTTCTTCAAGGATCTGGTCGGCTTCATGACCTCCGGGCCGGTCGTGGTACAGGTACTCGAAGGTGAAGGCGCGATCGCCAAAAACCGTGACCTGATGGGCGCGACCAACCCGAAAGAAGCCGAAGCCGGCACCATCCGCGCCGATTTCGCTGAAACCATCGATGCCAACGCCGTTCACGGCTCCGACTCTGCCGAGAGTGCCGAGCGCGAGATCGCCTACTTCTTCGGCAACGACGAGATCTGCCCGCGCTAA
- the secD gene encoding protein translocase subunit SecD, with the protein MLNRYPLWKYLLILVVLIVGLIYSLPNLFPADPAIQISSAQGDALSERDVSRVRDALDERDIAVTGVEQENGQWLIRLASDDDQLDARDAATEVLGGDATVALNLADATPGWLQAFSASPMTLGLDLRGGVHFLLEVDMDAAITQRLEVNASAMRELLRGERIRYRNTEIDGQTLSLDFASSEDRDDARQLISREFPDFDYASNGSGRSASLAMTLSDQVVSEIQDYATNQNLTTLRNRVNELGVAEPMVQRQGPNQIVVELPGIQDTVAAKRIVGATANLEFRLEARGDTPEMETESFGFRNNDGRSAQLMRDVIITGDSVSSASNSFDENGRPQVNINLDGTGGTLMNRATRTNIGRNMAVLFIEHKSEDTVVTDPETGEQTIEREPYTERGLISLATIQSALGNSFRITGLDSPTEASELALLLRSGSLAAPIYFVQERTIGPSLGAENIERGLLSVQLGLLLVVLFMLARYKVFGVFATVALGLNLTLLVAVMSMLGATLTLPGIAGIVLTLGMAVDANVLIFERIREELKNGLSIQQAIHAGYERAFTSIVDANITTLLVAVILFSIGTGPVKGFAVTLSIGILTSMFTALMVTRAMVNLTYGSKPVKKLWI; encoded by the coding sequence ATGCTCAACCGTTACCCCCTGTGGAAGTATCTGCTGATACTGGTCGTTTTGATCGTTGGCCTTATCTATTCGCTTCCCAACTTATTTCCCGCCGATCCCGCCATTCAGATTAGTAGCGCCCAGGGCGATGCCCTGAGCGAGCGCGACGTGTCCCGCGTACGCGATGCCCTCGATGAGCGCGATATCGCCGTCACCGGCGTCGAGCAGGAGAACGGCCAGTGGCTGATTCGCCTGGCAAGCGACGACGACCAGCTCGACGCGCGCGACGCGGCAACCGAAGTGCTGGGCGGCGATGCCACCGTGGCGCTGAACCTGGCCGATGCCACCCCTGGTTGGCTACAGGCGTTCTCCGCCTCGCCGATGACTTTAGGGCTCGACCTTCGCGGCGGCGTGCACTTCCTTTTGGAGGTGGACATGGACGCGGCGATCACCCAGCGCCTGGAAGTCAACGCCAGCGCCATGCGCGAGCTTCTGCGCGGCGAACGTATTCGCTATCGCAATACCGAGATCGATGGCCAGACCCTGTCGCTCGATTTCGCAAGCTCGGAAGACCGCGACGACGCCCGCCAGCTGATCAGCCGCGAGTTTCCGGACTTCGATTACGCCAGCAACGGCAGCGGCCGCTCGGCAAGCCTGGCCATGACGCTCAGCGACCAGGTCGTGAGCGAAATCCAGGACTACGCCACCAACCAGAACCTGACCACGCTGCGTAACCGGGTCAACGAGCTGGGTGTCGCCGAGCCGATGGTACAGCGCCAGGGGCCGAACCAGATCGTGGTGGAGCTGCCGGGCATTCAGGACACCGTGGCCGCCAAGCGCATCGTCGGCGCCACCGCGAACCTGGAGTTCCGCCTGGAAGCGCGGGGCGACACGCCGGAGATGGAAACCGAAAGCTTCGGGTTTCGTAACAACGACGGCCGCAGCGCGCAGCTGATGCGCGATGTGATCATTACCGGCGACAGCGTGTCGAGCGCGAGCAACAGCTTCGATGAGAACGGCCGCCCCCAGGTCAACATCAACCTGGACGGCACCGGCGGTACGCTGATGAACCGCGCCACGCGCACCAACATTGGCCGCAACATGGCGGTCCTGTTCATCGAGCACAAGAGCGAAGACACGGTGGTCACCGACCCGGAAACCGGCGAGCAGACCATCGAGCGTGAGCCCTACACCGAGCGCGGACTGATCAGCCTGGCCACCATTCAAAGCGCGCTGGGCAACAGCTTCCGCATCACCGGGCTCGACTCGCCCACCGAAGCGAGCGAACTCGCGCTACTGCTGCGTTCGGGCTCGCTTGCCGCGCCCATCTACTTCGTGCAGGAGCGCACCATCGGCCCAAGCCTTGGCGCCGAAAACATCGAGCGCGGGCTTTTGTCGGTCCAGCTGGGTCTTTTGCTGGTCGTGCTGTTCATGCTCGCCCGTTACAAGGTCTTCGGCGTGTTCGCCACCGTCGCGCTGGGGCTGAACCTGACGCTGCTGGTCGCGGTGATGTCGATGCTGGGCGCCACGCTCACACTTCCCGGCATTGCCGGTATCGTGCTCACGCTTGGCATGGCGGTGGACGCCAACGTGCTGATCTTCGAGCGCATCCGCGAAGAACTCAAGAACGGGCTGTCGATCCAGCAGGCCATTCACGCCGGCTACGAGCGCGCCTTCACCTCGATCGTCGATGCCAACATCACCACCCTGCTGGTGGCGGTGATCCTGTTCTCGATCGGTACCGGGCCGGTGAAAGGCTTCGCCGTGACGCTCTCGATCGGTATTTTGACGTCGATGTTCACCGCGCTGATGGTGACGCGCGCCATGGTCAACCTGACCTACGGCAGCAAGCCCGTTAAAAAGCTATGGATCTGA
- the secF gene encoding protein translocase subunit SecF, translating to MKPLSHLYIDFMGRRNLAFIASAVMLVVSIVAIAAFSLNLGLDFTGGTLIEVRYGAAPSLDAVRQLLENSGFQDVSVQTFGASTEVLIRLQQAFDPDVGTNVVNLLRESGDSVDLVRAEFVGAQVGDQLRDQSGMGLMVALGVVMLYVALRFQYKFAIGALLALIHDVIIVVGVFALFQLDFDLTVLAAILAVIGYSLNDTIVVYDRIRESIRTSRIDDMPQIFNEAINATLSRTLATSGTTILVLLALLVLGGDMIQNFAIALLVGIGVGTFSSIYISGALLLPLKLSREDLIPTKKALDEEEEELP from the coding sequence ATGAAACCCCTATCACATCTGTACATCGACTTCATGGGCCGGCGGAACCTGGCGTTCATCGCCTCCGCCGTCATGCTGGTCGTGTCGATCGTCGCCATTGCCGCGTTCTCGCTCAACCTTGGCCTGGACTTCACCGGCGGCACGCTGATCGAAGTACGCTACGGCGCGGCGCCCTCGCTCGACGCCGTGCGCCAGCTGCTGGAAAATAGCGGCTTCCAGGACGTCTCGGTGCAAACCTTCGGCGCCTCCACCGAGGTGCTGATTCGCCTGCAGCAGGCGTTTGATCCGGACGTAGGTACCAATGTCGTCAATCTACTGCGTGAAAGCGGTGACAGCGTCGATCTGGTCCGCGCCGAGTTCGTCGGCGCCCAGGTGGGCGATCAGCTGCGTGATCAAAGCGGCATGGGCCTGATGGTCGCGCTCGGCGTGGTGATGCTGTATGTGGCGCTGCGCTTTCAGTACAAGTTCGCCATCGGGGCGCTTTTGGCGCTGATTCACGACGTCATCATCGTGGTCGGCGTGTTCGCGCTGTTCCAGCTCGACTTCGATTTGACGGTGCTGGCGGCGATCCTGGCGGTCATCGGCTACTCGCTCAACGATACGATCGTGGTGTACGACCGTATCCGCGAGTCGATTCGCACCTCGCGCATCGACGACATGCCGCAAATCTTCAACGAAGCGATCAACGCCACGCTCTCCAGGACGCTGGCGACCTCCGGCACGACCATTCTCGTGCTACTGGCGCTGCTGGTGCTCGGCGGCGACATGATCCAGAACTTCGCCATTGCGCTGCTGGTCGGCATCGGCGTGGGCACCTTCTCCTCGATCTATATTTCCGGAGCGCTGCTGCTGCCGCTGAAGCTCTCGCGCGAGGATCTGATCCCGACGAAGAAGGCACTCGACGAAGAGGAAGAGGAGCTGCCGTAA
- the pilW gene encoding type IV pilus biogenesis/stability protein PilW, producing the protein MIGYGRRTTFLRVPALSIIMGSMILAGCATQGPSPSSQTGQDAADAYSQLGVAYLERGNLSRALNALDRAIEIDPRHAEALQGMALVYQQQGETQLATRYFEEAVSAAPSFTRARNNYAAFLYQQGQYRQACEQLEIASTDAQYANRAQLFTNLGQCYMALDDVSRARERFVRAQSIDPRSPRGYLMLAELEVSQGNFERAWAPLQSYLQLAGPDRQALTLAASVARARGDEQAAAEYQRQSMAASAP; encoded by the coding sequence ATGATTGGCTACGGTAGGCGCACCACCTTCCTTCGAGTACCGGCGCTGTCCATTATAATGGGCAGCATGATACTCGCCGGGTGCGCCACGCAAGGCCCCAGCCCCTCGTCGCAAACCGGTCAGGACGCCGCCGACGCTTACAGCCAGCTGGGCGTGGCCTATCTGGAGCGCGGCAACCTGTCCCGGGCGCTCAACGCGCTCGACCGCGCCATCGAAATCGACCCCCGCCACGCCGAGGCGCTTCAAGGCATGGCGCTTGTGTATCAGCAGCAGGGCGAAACTCAGCTGGCCACCCGCTATTTTGAAGAGGCCGTCAGCGCCGCCCCCTCCTTTACTCGCGCGCGTAACAACTACGCGGCGTTCTTGTATCAGCAGGGCCAGTACCGTCAGGCCTGCGAACAGCTGGAAATCGCATCGACCGATGCCCAGTACGCCAACCGCGCCCAGCTTTTCACCAACCTGGGGCAGTGCTACATGGCGCTCGACGATGTCAGCCGCGCGCGCGAGCGCTTCGTGCGCGCCCAGAGTATCGACCCGCGGAGTCCGCGCGGGTATTTGATGTTAGCCGAACTGGAAGTTTCTCAGGGCAATTTCGAGCGCGCCTGGGCGCCGCTGCAAAGTTATCTGCAGCTGGCAGGCCCGGACCGGCAGGCACTGACGTTGGCCGCCTCTGTTGCCCGCGCTCGGGGCGACGAACAGGCCGCCGCCGAGTATCAGCGTCAGTCGATGGCCGCAAGCGCCCCCTGA
- the iscR gene encoding Fe-S cluster assembly transcriptional regulator IscR gives MRLTTKGRYAVTAMLDLALHAEQGPTCLNDISKRQEISLSYLEQLFARLRRAGLVKSVRGPGGGYLLARGLDDISVSQVIDAVDERVDATRCQGMSDCQQGDICLTHYLWCELSNQIRQFLDDVTLAKLARRPDVLQTATRQRHRVDASILASSQ, from the coding sequence ATGCGTTTGACCACCAAAGGCCGTTACGCCGTGACGGCGATGCTCGATCTGGCGCTGCACGCCGAGCAGGGCCCGACGTGTTTGAACGATATTTCCAAACGTCAGGAAATTTCGCTTTCCTATCTCGAGCAGCTCTTTGCCAGGCTGCGCCGGGCGGGGCTGGTCAAGAGCGTACGTGGCCCCGGCGGTGGCTACCTGCTGGCCCGCGGGCTCGACGACATCAGCGTGTCTCAGGTGATCGATGCAGTCGACGAGCGTGTCGACGCTACGCGCTGCCAGGGCATGTCGGATTGCCAACAGGGCGATATCTGCTTAACTCACTATCTATGGTGCGAGCTCTCCAACCAGATTCGTCAGTTTCTCGATGACGTCACTCTGGCAAAGCTCGCCAGGCGCCCGGACGTGCTGCAAACGGCCACCCGTCAGCGCCACCGCGTCGATGCGAGCATTCTCGCCTCGTCGCAATGA
- a CDS encoding HesB/IscA family protein, with amino-acid sequence MATLTITPNAAKQIRHVLDERGQGLGLRVAVKPSGCSGYSYVLDFADEAKADEVRFEEHGACVFVDPEALAMLNGSEVDYVSEGLNRYFRFNNPNVKDECGCGESFTV; translated from the coding sequence ATGGCAACCCTCACGATTACGCCCAACGCCGCCAAACAGATCCGTCACGTGCTGGACGAGCGTGGTCAGGGGCTTGGCCTTCGCGTCGCCGTCAAGCCCAGCGGCTGCTCGGGCTACAGCTACGTGCTGGACTTCGCCGATGAAGCGAAAGCGGACGAAGTCCGTTTTGAAGAGCACGGTGCCTGCGTGTTCGTCGACCCTGAAGCGCTTGCGATGCTCAACGGCAGCGAAGTCGATTACGTCAGCGAAGGGCTCAATCGCTACTTTCGCTTCAACAACCCCAACGTCAAGGACGAGTGCGGCTGCGGCGAGAGCTTCACCGTTTAG
- the rlmN gene encoding 23S rRNA (adenine(2503)-C(2))-methyltransferase RlmN, whose protein sequence is MTTTVAQHTPEANAATQSTPSDSTAPARENLLGLSRAQMEAFFLSIGEKKFRAAQLMKWIHQEGIDDFSAMTNLSKALREKLAKVAEIRGPAVVYEGTSSDGTRKWVLEVEDGSYVETVLIPAENGKRRTLCVSSQVGCSLDCSFCSTGKQGFQRNLTAAEIIGQVWVAQRSVGPRRDTANRPVTNVVMMGMGEPLLNFDNVVPAMKLMLDDSGYGLSKRRVTLSTSGVVPMLDKLGDEIDVSLAISLHAATDELRNELVPINRKYNIRSLLDACHRYLAKCPENRQVTIEYTLIKDVNDQQEHAEQLAALLKELACKINLIPFNPFPNSGYEKPSRNQVMRFQQWLYDLGYNATVRMTRGDDIDAACGQLVGRVKDRTKRSARYIQSVQLDAD, encoded by the coding sequence ATGACCACCACCGTAGCCCAACACACGCCCGAGGCGAACGCCGCCACTCAATCCACGCCAAGCGACTCGACCGCCCCGGCACGGGAAAACCTGCTGGGGCTTTCGCGCGCGCAGATGGAGGCGTTTTTCCTCTCCATCGGCGAGAAGAAATTTCGCGCCGCCCAGTTGATGAAGTGGATTCACCAGGAAGGCATCGATGACTTTTCCGCGATGACCAACCTCTCCAAGGCGCTGCGTGAAAAGCTCGCCAAGGTGGCGGAAATCCGCGGGCCGGCGGTGGTCTACGAAGGCACCTCCTCGGACGGTACCCGCAAGTGGGTACTCGAGGTGGAAGACGGCAGCTACGTGGAAACGGTCTTGATCCCGGCGGAAAACGGCAAGCGGCGCACGCTCTGCGTGTCGTCGCAGGTGGGCTGTTCGCTGGACTGCAGCTTCTGCTCCACGGGCAAGCAGGGCTTTCAGCGCAACCTCACCGCCGCCGAGATCATCGGCCAGGTGTGGGTCGCGCAAAGAAGCGTCGGCCCGCGCCGCGATACCGCCAATCGTCCGGTGACCAACGTGGTCATGATGGGCATGGGCGAGCCGCTTTTAAACTTCGACAACGTCGTGCCGGCGATGAAGCTGATGCTCGACGACAGCGGCTACGGGCTTTCCAAGCGCCGGGTGACGCTCTCGACCTCCGGCGTGGTCCCGATGCTCGACAAACTCGGCGACGAGATCGACGTAAGCCTGGCGATTTCGCTGCACGCAGCGACCGACGAGCTTCGAAACGAACTGGTGCCGATCAACCGCAAGTACAACATCCGCTCGCTTCTGGACGCCTGCCATCGGTATCTCGCTAAGTGCCCGGAGAACCGGCAGGTCACCATTGAGTACACCCTGATCAAGGATGTGAACGATCAGCAGGAGCACGCCGAGCAGCTCGCCGCGCTTTTGAAAGAGCTCGCTTGCAAGATCAACCTGATCCCGTTCAATCCGTTCCCGAATTCCGGCTACGAGAAGCCGTCTCGTAACCAGGTCATGCGCTTTCAGCAGTGGCTTTATGATCTTGGCTACAACGCCACCGTGCGCATGACCCGCGGCGACGACATCGATGCCGCCTGTGGGCAGCTGGTGGGTCGCGTGAAAGACCGCACCAAGCGCAGCGCACGCTACATTCAGTCGGTCCAGCTCGACGCCGACTAA